From Shewanella acanthi:
GACCGCCCGATAAACCAAAAGCATTGTCATGCAGACGGTCTTTCACTTCGTCCCAAATCGCTGCGCCGCGAAGTGAGCGCTCGGCCGCTTCATCGAGTTCACGGCGATTATTCACCCCCTGCAGACGCAGGCCATACACCACGTTTTCATAAATCGATTTAGGGAAAGGGTTTGGACGCTGGAACACCATACCGACGTTACGGCGCAGCGCGGCCACGTCGATGTTTTTGTCGTAAATATTCTGACCGTGCAGCAAAATTTCGCCGTCAATTTTGCAGTTATCCACTAAGTCATTCATGCGGTTGATGCAGCGCAGCAGTGTCGATTTACCACAACCACTCGGGCCGATAAACGCGGTGACTTGTTTCTTAGGGATTTTCATCGACACATTGAACAGCGCTTGCTTATCACCGTAGCGTAAATCCAGATTGCGGATCTCAAGCGCGGTATCGGTCTGGCTCAGGTTAGCTAAATCAAAGTGGTTTGTTTTCATTGACGTTGGATCTATAGAAATCATATTCGGTCCTAATACTTTCAGGATAATCGCTGATTAATGCTCTAGCGAACGATATTTTTCGCGCAGGTGGTTACGCACGCTGATCGCGGTTAAGTTCAGTGCCACAATCACAGTCACCAATAAGAAAGAGGTGGCGTATACCAGAGGACGCGCCGCTTCCACGTTAGGACTCTGGAAACCCACGTCGTAAATATGGAAACCTAAGTGCATGAATTTGCGTTCTAAATGCACGAACGGGAAATTAAGGTCTACGGGCAGTGTTGGCGCGAGTTTTACTACACCCACCAGCATCAGTGGCGCCACTTCACCCGCGGCGCGGGCAACGGCTAAAATCAGCCCCGTCATAATCGCAGGGCTTGCCATCGGGATTACGATTCGCCACAGGGTTTCGGCTTTAGTCGCGCCGAGCGCCAAACTGCCCTGACGCACCGCACTCGGAATCCGGCTTAAGCCTTCTTCGGTCGACACTATCACTACAGGTAAAGTTAGAATCGCCAGCGTCAATGCCGACCAAATCACCCCTGGCGATCCGAAGGTCGGTGATGGCAGTGCTTCGGCATAGAACAGTTGGTCGAGTGAACCGCCGAGCATATACACGAAGAAGCCTAAGCCAAATACGCCGTAAACAATCGATGGCACACCCGCTAAGTTGATGACCGCAATACGGATCATCTTAGTAATTGGGCCCTTTTTGGCGTATTCGTGTAGGTAAATCGCCGCAATCACCCCAAATGGCGTCACGATAATCGCCATTAACAGCACCATAAACACTGTCCCGAAAATCGCGGGGAATACGCCGCCCTCAGTATTGGCTTCTCGAGGGTCGTCACTTAAAAAGTGGCCAAGCCCGCTGAACCATTTACCCAGTTTGCCGAAAAGGCCTAAGTGATTGACGTAGGTAACATCGAGCACTGTATCTAACTTGAGTTCGACTTCCTCACCGCGCATATCGCGCACTATTACTGAGTCGCGGGCAGCCTCATCCCTCAACGCAAAAAGCTGTTTCTCGAGTACTTTATAATCCTGCTGCAGCTTATCCTTCTCGGCAGCCAATTCTGACTTGCGGCTATCGGTCAGCTCGCCATCAAGTTCATAACGACGCTCCTTTAAGCGCAGTTTTTCAATTGCATAGTTGATTGAACCAATATCTTGTTTTTGTAACGACAGCGCTTCTTCAGACAACCCGACGGCACGCTCGATGTGATCCATTAACGACGACTCAATCGCATCGTTTGTTAGCTCAAGGCGCTTACCGTTTTCAATAACAGCCACAGGATAACCGTAGAAGTTACCGTTCTTCGCACGCTCTAACATGGCGACATCCGTTGGCTCACTGCGGCTGATGATGTCAGTCGCTAAAATCCAGCGGAAATCTAAACCGACAAATTCACGGTTACCGGTTTTAACCAGATAACGGGTCACAAACTCGCCAGGTTGTTGTTTAAATACATGACCCGCCGCCACTAAACGCTCAGTTGGCACTTCTTCCCTATCGTAGATTTCACCGATAAGGATTGAACGTGCTCCTGTGTTATCTTCAAGCTCCCACTGATAAATCGTCGCAGGCCAAAAGAAGCTTAGGCCACGCCATGCGATCAGCAGTAATAAGCCTAAAACCGCAATCAAACTGATGCTCACCGCGCCGCCTGTCATCCAAATCCACGGCGAGCCTGATTTTACCCACTTACCCATTGCACAAGCCTCTTAAGGTCACTGGCGAAAACATTTTTAGTATCATTATTTTATCTTCCTTACAGCGAGCTATAGCGGTCACGCAGACGCTGTCTAACCACTTCGGCAATAGTGTTAAAGAAGAAGGTAAATACGAACAGAACGAAGGCCGCGAGGAACAGCACACGGTAGTGCGAACTGCCAATCGCCGACTCAGGCATTTCCACCGCGATGTTAGCCGCCAAGGTACGCATGCCTTGGAACACGCTCCATTCCATAATGGCAGTGTTACCCGTTGCCATTAGCACGATCATGGTTTCCCCCACGGCGCGGCCAAGGCCCATCATCACCGCAGAAAAAATACCTGGACTTGCCGTTAACAGCACAACGCGAGTCAGTGTCTGCCATGGGGTTGCACCGAGGGCTAAGCTGCCGTTAGACAGGTGACGCGGCACAGAGAAAATCGCATCTTCAGCAATCGAGAAGATAGTTGGAATGACCGCAAAGCCCATGGCAATACCCACCACCAGCGCGTTACGTTGATCGAAAGTAATACCTAATTCGTTAGTGATAAATTGACGGGTGTTGCCATCGAACAGCGCCACTTCGATCATCGGACTGATGGCAAAAGAGAGCCAGCCCACAAAGCAAATCACCGGCACTAACATCAGCTCCTGATACACCTCAGGTAAGCGATGTTTCCAAGTTGCCGGTAACTTACTCCAGCTGTAAGCAGAGAGGAGAATCGCGCTTGGCAGTAAAATCAGCAGCAATAGAATGCCCGGCAGATGTTCTTCAATCAGCGGCGCTAACCATAAACCTGCTAAGAAACCTAAGATAACCGTCGGCAGTGCTTCCATGATTTCGATGGTAGGCTTAACTAAACCCCGCACCTTTGGCGACATAAAGTAAGCGGTGTAAATGGCGCCGGCAATCGCTAATGGCACGGCAAATAACATCGCATAGAAAGCCGCCTTCATCGTGCCATAGGCCAGTGGCATTAGGCTGAGCTTAGCTTCAAAATCATCGCTGCCTGAGGTCGATTGCCACACAAACTTAGGCTCAGGGTACCCTTCGTACCATACCTTGTTCCACAGCGCACTCCATGACACTTCTGGATGGGCGTTTTCAACATGGAACAGATTCAACTGCTTATTGGCTTCAACCACTATGCCATTCGAGCGTGGGCTAAAGCCCATGGCGCCGGCATTGTTAAGGTTAAACTTTTCAGTAAAGAGTTCACGCTCACTGGTGGTATAGAGCAGTGTTAGTTCGCCCTCTGGGCTCACTACTGCAAAGCTTTTACGGTAGAACTCTGAGGCAATTGAAGAAACAGGTTTGAGGTCAGTGAACTCACGAATTTCTTGATATAGACGCCCCTTAGGGCCATTCACTTGGAAGTATTGAGTCACTATCCCCGTGTCGTAGCTCACCAGAATTGAGCTCGCGCCAGCCAACAGGGCAATATTATTCACTTTGGCCTTGGCTTTTTCAGCATTAAGTACCTGAATCAGCTCAATGCTTTCGGCATCACGAATATTGTAGATAAAGACCTTGCTGCCCATCTGCAACATCAATTGACGTTGATCTGGGGTCATCAGTTGATGATCAACTTTTTTAGGGGCATCGGGGATAATTGAACCCGTTGACGTCCACTCCACCTCTTCGGTCATCATGTTTTCTTGACCATCGAGACGACTGATACGCCAAACACCACTATCGTCTTGGTAGGCGAAACTAATTTTGTCGCTGCTGTAGCTAAAACTTAAATGGTGAATAGCACTACCGGAACCGTCGATAGTGATAGGCGTTTCACCCGCGCTGTAACGCAGTTTTGGGGTGATTACGCGTTTGTTATTGGGATAACTCAGGCCAAATTCAATGCCAACGATAAGGGCTTGTCCGTTACTTAACCCTAGGGCAAATCGCTGTTCACTCGGTGCGGCGACGGCAGCGCTCGTCACTTTCACCCCTTCGGGTAAAGGCGGAGCAAAATCAGCAAGTAAACTACCATCAAGCGCAGAATAGAAAGCCACTTGGCCGTCAACTGTCACGCGGTACATGACTTCGTTTTGCTCATCGGCGCCGACCATCAGGGTCGCCACGTCAGCATGCTGATAGCTGACACTTTTCACCGAAGTCACATCAGCGCTATCAAATATCGGTTTTATCACGTACAGCAAATAGAAGAAAATCAACAGTAAGGCAACAAAAACCATAGTGCCACCAACGGTGACACCAATTTGCGCCGCTCTATCCTTAAATGCCCTGCGGTTCGAACGTCCGCCCTTGAGCAAACTATGCGGTGTTGAACCAGGTTGAATGACCTGACTTTCCATTAAGAACCTCTATTATTAAAGCCTGCGAGTTTTTTCGCTAGGATTTGCCCTTCGCTCTGATTACACTGAATGAATGTAAACTGAGCAATAACAACACCCTTCATTCTAAGTGCGACGAATTATATGACGCAAACATGACAGTTGTGTTACATCCCGAGTGAAAACAGGTGCCTTTTACAAAAATAGGAGTTTGACCAGATGCTACGATACTTAATTACATTGCAAGCACCTGATAGAAAAGGATTAGTCGAACAGATTGCCCACGCTGTCAGCCGCCATGGCGGCAGTTGGCTCGATTCCGAATTGCGCCATATCGATGGGATCTTTGCCGCAATTTTATTACTCGAAGTGCCATCCCTAAAAATGGATGAATTGATTGAGTCGCTCGAATGTATTGACCATCTCACCCTGACCTATTCCAAAACCTCGCTTCCGCAAAAACCCATCAAGCGCTTAAGTTACAGTTTGGTCGCCTATGACAGGCCGGGTTTAGTGTTAGATATTTCTAATCGCATCACCGCCTTAGGTATCAATATCGAGCAATTTAGTAGTCAATTCGAGACCGCAGGCCACACAGGGATTGCGCTATTTAGGGCAACCATCGGCCTTGGGCTGACCGACCTTTCACAGGAAGATCAACTGGTGCGCTCCCTCTATTCACTCGGCGATGATTTAGTACTGGATAAACTTAGTCGTTGATTCAGTTAAAACGCCATAAAAAACGCCGCAATCCTGCGGCGTTTTTTACAAATTTATTACATATCTAGTTCAAGGATTAGGCGACCTTTTGGTGGCGCGATTTTATCAAATAACGCAGCGGCACTTGGGAAATCAACATCCCGAGTAGCATCAAGCCACAACCCAATAGCGCACGCAGACCAAGGGATTCGCCAAGGAACATGATGCCGCCAATGGCCGCAAACACGGTTTCCAAACTTAAGATAATCGCCGCATGGGCTGGATGGGCATGTTTTTGTGCCAGCACTTGCAGGGTATAGGCAATCCCCACTGAAATTAGCCCCGCATAGGCCAGTGAGCCCCAAGCCGAAGCCACATTTTCTAAGGTCGTCACTTCCATCACCGCCGACACCATTAGACTCAACACCCCGCAGACAAAGAACTGCATCATCGCCAGCAGCACTGGGGAAATACGCTTTGCAAAGTGATCCACTGCTAAAATATGCATCGCCCAAAAAAGCGCCCCAACGAGCTGCAACGCATCGCCATAACCTATCGTCATACCCTCTTTAACGCTTAAAAAATACAAACCGATAGCCGCTATCGCGCAGCCAAGCCAAGTATTCGCACCCGTTGCATGCTTAAGTGCTAAACCCAAGATCGGTACCAGCACGATATAAAGACCGGTAATAAAGCCGGCGTTGGCCGCTGTGGTATGTAAAAGCCCTACCTGCTGAAACGATGCCCCCGCAAACAACAATAAACCTACGACAAGACTCCCGATAGCGAAGTCCTGTGTCGTCCCAATATGGATTTTTTTCTGCCAATGTAGATACCACACTAAAGGAAGTAGGGAGACGGTTCCAATTAAAAAACGAATACCGTTAAAGGCAAAGGGGGAAAGATGCTCCATCCCCAACGTTTGGGCAACAAAACCAAATCCCCAAATTGCGGCGGCGAGCAGCAGTAACAGATTAGCAGGCAAGATACATCCTCGGCAGATAAAAGGATGACAAGGTTACCAGTTGGCCTACGTTAATCCAATACAATGCCGTCATCAGCGCCTAACCTTACTTAAGATTAGGTTGTTAATCCGTCAATCACGCCTTCTGACCTCGCCAATCGATAATTCCAAGGCAAACTTGAGCGCTTTTTTTGTATACTGACCCAAAGCCAGCCCCATTGCAGTACTATTTACGCAGCCAACACCGTTGACATGCTTGGATCTTGCCAACCTCCTGCAACAAGTCCGCAGTGGATCGACGAGTTTGTGGCCAATCATTTAGGAACCCCTATGTTAGGAACGCTAAAAAAAATGCGTGCTCAATTAGATGAGTCGCACAAGGTACAATATCAATTGGTCGTTGGAGATGAGCAATTAGCGCTTAACCCATTGATTGGTAAATCACTCACCTTAACGCACACGGGTAATATCTTCTGTTGTCACTGCGGTAAGAAGACCAAAAAGAGTTACTCACAAGGCCACTGCTTTGTGTGCATGCAAAAGCTTGCCAGCTGCGATATGTGTATCATGAAACCCGAAACCTGCCACTTTGACCAAGGCACCTGCCGCGAGCCCGAGTGGGCGCAGAGCCATTGTTTTGTCCCCCACTATGTTTACCTGTCAAACACCTCAGGGATTAAGGTCGGTATCACCCGCCATACGCAATTACCGACCCGCTGGATTGACCAAGGCGCAACCCAAGGGTTACCGATTTTTAAGGTAGCAACGCGGCAGATTTCAGGCCTAGTGGAAGTGGAACTTGCTAAGCTCATCAATGACAAAACCCACTGGCAGGCCATGCTGAAAGGACACGCCGACGATATCGACCTCAATGTAAAAGCCGAAGAATTAATTCCACAGATTGAAGCTAAACTGCACGAAATCGGCATGCAAAAAGGCGATTACAGCATCGAGCGTCTGCACGAGAAGATTCAACCCATTGACTACCCAATTGAGTCGTTCCCAAAGAAAATCGCTTCACATAACTTCGATAAAGAGCCCGTGGTCAGCGGCATTTTGCAAGGCATTAAGGGCCAGTACTTAATCTTCGATACCGGCGTGATTAATATCCGTAAGTTCACGGCCTACGAAGTGAGTGTTGAACACGCTGAATAATCAGTTTGAGATAATGATGACTCTTGCTGGAGGCGTAACTCGTTGCCCTTCAGCAATCAGCACTCTCTTTTAGGCACTCGAACTCGCCATTGGCTTTCAGTTCAATCCAAACTCATGAGTGAAAAAAGCGTCAATTTGGAAATATCGTACTTCCATAAAACTCTCACCCAAGGACGTTGTTATCAAGCAATAACACTCGCACATTCAATATGGTTATCAATCAGTTTTGTTCCAAAGACAGTGAAAGCGCCATGCCAAACGATTTACAAACACACCCTATTTCTACCCGATGTTTTGGCTAAATAGAGTGCCGAATCGGCTCGTCTCACCGCGTCATAGGCATTTTCATCCTGTTGTTCGACGGCTGATAGACCAATACTCACAGTCACATGTTTAATATGGCTGAAGTTTGTTCCCTCGATACTTGCCCTAATTTTTTCAGCTTCGATTAGTGCATCTTTCGTTTCAGTCCCTGTCAGTACCAGCAGAAATTCCTCGCCACCGTATCTGGCAACTAAATCGGTTTTACGCACTGATTGCGTTAACAATGTTGCGACTTCGATTAACACTAAATCGCCAGTCTCATGTCCATAGGTGTCGTTAATTTTTTTAAAATGATCTATGTCCACCATCACGACGGTGTAGGCTAAGCCAAAGCGTCTTAACCGACTGAATTCATTTTCGAGATAATCCGCAGCGGCGCGGCGGTTGTAGAGATCCGTTAAGGGATCCCGTCGACTCAGGCGTTCGAGTTCTTGGTTGGCCATTGCTAATTCTTTGGTTCGCTCTAACACCTTATTTTCTAAGGTTTGATTCATCTCAAGCAGCGATTTCTCTTGTTTTAAGAGTGAAGAGGTCATTGTTTTAATGGCATCAATTAGAAACGAAATTTCGATCAAACCATCGGATTTAGGAAATTGGACTAAGTCCTTACCTGCTTGAATTTCTTGGGTGACTTTACTTAACCGCTCAAGGGGTAAACTCACAGAGATTGACATTTGATAGACAAACCACAGACAGAGCAAAATGGCCACGCCACTCACCCATAATAACTTTCGCTGTAAATCGGTGATTTCTTGAATGGCTACATCCTTTGGAATACGAATAATAATTCGCCAACCTAGTGGTTCTTTGAGTGAGGATTTAAGTGCCGTCACACCTGTTAAATACTCATGGCCATCGGGCCATTGAATGAGCTTGCTACTGTTATTCTTGGGCAGTAAATCATGGGGAATGGCATTATTCGCTAATGCCTGAGGATACAGAATGACATCATCATGACTCACAATCTGCACATCAATACCCGTTTGCTGTTCACTTCTGGAAAGTGCGGATTCAATGACACTATTTACCCATTTCCAGTTTGAATGGGTGGCCACAACCCCTAATAACTGCTGGTTGGCATCGTAAACGGGGGCGGCAAAATCGATTAGCCGTAAAGGGTCGTTTTTATCGATATTCAATACCTTCGCCAGCAACACGGCTTCATGAACATCACCAATAAACATCCCCGCCTGACCTTGAATAAACCATGGCCGTTTGGACACATCTTGTCCTTCAAGAATCCCGTCTGCGGCATATTCAACAATCCCCTCTTTATTGGCAAACCCCAACCAAGAGTAATATTCGTAGGATGCTTTGATGTTATCTAAACTGTGTCGGATCTTTGGATAGTCGTCCGAAAATATCATTCGCTGGCTTAGCAGAGTGATTTCTCTTGCACGTTCATCAATATTGTTTGAGATGGTTGTTTCAATCGATGTACCGAGCATGGCTAATTGATTAGCGTAGGAGCTTAACAATTTATCTGAGGCCATCGTAGATAGATAACCGGTAAAACCTAAACTGAAAATAAGACTGATCCCACCAAAAAAGAAGGTGAGCCTGTAACGCAGCGAATTTAACCATTTAAAAATATTCAAAGTACTTAACCTCATCTCAAAGCGAGGATTTATGACTAATCATGTATTTAATCCGCAAATCACCAAAATGTCAGTGGCTCAATAAGTGAAGAACCAAAAGTGAGTCAACCAAATTATCGAAACGAGAATCCTAAGCCCAGCCACACAAGTAAATCGACGAGGGGTACATAGCTATGTTAAAGGCCAAGTCATGGGGGACATAAGAATACCGAGTGGAATGACATTCACTTTGCTCGCAAATAAAAAGGACAAGTAAACTGCTCGTCCTCTTTATTCAATCCCTTACATTATTGTAATGCATGGGTTGCAGGTATCGGTAACAGCATTTCATCAACCAATGAATCAAAACCCGCTTTAAGTTCATCCCTGTCTCTCATATTGGCAAAGCCTTGGGCAAGCACGCGCCAGAACTGCTCTGTCGCTTGCGCCGAATCCCCCGTGCGCTTAAAAAAGCTTACCAATACAGAGCCCTTTTCATACTTTTTAGGATCGACGCCCGCCGAAGACAATCCTGGGACTAGACCTGCAGCGGCGAGGATCTGCTCATCGCTCATCGCCTTACCCAGCGCGATACCATAACCCACTTGAAAATCTGCCAATTGTGGGTCCTGTACCCAGCGAAACCCCTTAGTTAACAGTACCTTTTTAAGGGTTTCCTGCATCTGCAGTGACACCGACTTCTCGTCGAAGTGACTATCGACAAAGATTTTTTGTAACTTGGGGTGCCAACTGTAGGTCATTGCCGATGCGGGTAACTGGCTCAAATCCCCCGCCATCACCACAGTAGTACGAAGTTCCCTGTCGCTGTCACTCACACATGCCGATAAGCTAACAACGCCCAATACCATCATCGCTAAAAACCGCCAAGCCCAGTGTGGTAAGTACATATTCATGCTCCCCTGTATTGCTGATTTTAGAATAGGTGCAAATCTCATTACTTAAAATCTATATACATCATAGTGTTAAACTAAACACATTTGAAATACAAGGTAGTCATCGCTTAAATTCCCCCCACAGTCTCCCAGCTGGCGATGCGGCTTACATATTTTGTTATTATTTTTTGTCAGCTTAAGCCTATTCACCATATAGGCGCGGCAATCTTTAACCGCTAGAATGCCACGCCAAGCACAGCGCAGATTTCTGCCTGTTGTCTCGACAAACAACACTGCTCTCACCAGCTAAACAAAACAGCACTAACACAGAACGACAATAACAGGTTGGGATTTATGGAGTTAATACTCGCTATCGCTTTATTTGCCTTTTCATCGGGGATCACCCCAGGCCCAAATAACATTATGTTGATGACCTCTGGAGTCAACTTTGGAGTAAAGCGCAGCATTCCCCACCTGATGGGCATTAGCTTAGGTTTCCCAACCATGATTTTGGCCATTGGCCTTGGTCTAAGCACTGTGTTCCAAGCCTATCCCATTATCCACCAAGTGATTAAGGTGGTAGGGATTGCCTACCTCTTGTACCTGTCTTGGCTCATTGCCAACAGCAGTAGCAAAATGGAGGGTAAGGCCATTGCGAAACCCTTTAGCTTTTTACAGGCTGCGGCATTTCAATGGGTGAATCCAAAGGGCTGGATTATGGCTGTGGGCGCCATTGCCACTTTTACCTCAGTGCAGCAGGATTTAACTCCTCAGGTGATCACCATCGCCTCGGTGTTTCTGTGTGTGGCCTTTCCCTGCGCCATTGTTTGGCTGGGTTTTGGAGTCGCCCTTAAGCGCATTCTGAAAAACCAGCGCCAACAGAAAATCTTCAATATCACTATGGCAGTCTTGCTTGTGGCGTCTATCATCCCTATGATCGCACCCTAATTTTTGCCAAAGCGATACAGAGCCTTAGACCAAATGAACGAACTCGACCTGATCATTGAACAAACCGATAACTGGGTGAAAAAAGTGATCATGAAATACAATATCTGCCCCTTTGCCCGCCGTGAGGTCGAAAGAGGCAGTATTCGTTATCTGGTGGTCGAACAAACCAAGGTCAAGCAAGTCCTTAAGGCACTCATTGAAGAGTGCCAATACTTAGATACTCACCCCGAAGCCGAAACCACACTGTTTATCCTGCCCTGTGGTTTTGAGGGGTTTTATCCCTACCTAGACCTTGTTGATATGGCGAACGATGAACTTATCGACAATGACTACGAAGGCATATACCAGCTGGCAACCTTCCATCCTGACTACTGTTTTGACGGGGAACCTCAGGATGCACCGAGCAATTTTACTAATCGCTCCCCCTACCCGACACTGCATATCATCCGTGAAGCCAGCATGGAGTTAGCTCTGGCTAACTACAATGATCCCGAGACGATCCCCGAGCGCAACATCAATTTCTGCGAGCGTAAAGGCAGTGACTTTTTTGTCAAACTGCTCGCCGAATGTATGGGGAATCATTAAGCTTCCTATATCTAAACGAGCTTAATTCGCTTTCTTAAATTCAAAACAGACATTAACCACCTCGCGTAACTGCTCTAATCCTTAACATGAGTTGCTTGGTAGTTGAGCGTGAACATCGGACTGCATTCACAATTTATTTACTTTTATATTTTCCACACTTTTCTCGTAACAAAAGCCATAGGCGATAAAAAATTTTTACCGTACAACACCCAAAGCCATCCAATTGAAATAACTCGCCTTAGCCGTCAATCAGCACATCATTTTTGGTCTTTATGTAATCATTTCCTGACAAAAGACGCTCTCAGCCACCAAAGCCAAATGTTACCTATTTGTTAGCAAAAATATCCTGTGTTAGCTTGGGCGTTCCTAAGGGCTCTGGCATCGGCGATTTACGGTATTACAACCGTGACGACTAAAGCGAATACGAGAGTGAAAAGAGTACAAAGAGACTCCCTGCCTTAGGCATATAATTCAAAACAACAATTGGAGTAAAACATGAAGTTAAGCAAAATTGCGAGTGCGGTCATGGCACTATCCATTGGCGTTATTGCCCAGGCCCATGCCGATGACAATCGTTATGTGATCCAAGTCGACGCAGATCACAAGGGAGTCGTAAAGGCGCTAGCGAAAAAACTGGGCGGCGAAATTAACGTTGAAGGCGATGAATTTTTTGCCGCGACTTTCACAGGCAAAGATTTAGCCCAAGTGAAAGGCTTACTCAATAATCCCCATATCACCCTGATTGAAGAGGATGTGCGCCGTTATCCAATGGCAGCATTTAGTGACGATGCAGGTAATCCAACTACTGTGCAAGTGACTCCCTATGCGGTTTATCAATCTATGGCCGACCAAGTCACCTTCAATTCAAACAGTGGCACGAAAGTCTGTATTATCGATTCAGGTTTAGACCGCTCTAACCCTGACTTTAACTGGGACATCAATATCACTGGTGACGACGATTCCGGTACGGGTAAATGGGACGAAAATGGCGGCCCACACGGTACCCACGTAGCAGGCACAATAGGCGCATTAGATAACAATTTCGGTGTTATCGGTATGGCGCCAGGCG
This genomic window contains:
- a CDS encoding LysE family translocator; amino-acid sequence: MELILAIALFAFSSGITPGPNNIMLMTSGVNFGVKRSIPHLMGISLGFPTMILAIGLGLSTVFQAYPIIHQVIKVVGIAYLLYLSWLIANSSSKMEGKAIAKPFSFLQAAAFQWVNPKGWIMAVGAIATFTSVQQDLTPQVITIASVFLCVAFPCAIVWLGFGVALKRILKNQRQQKIFNITMAVLLVASIIPMIAP
- a CDS encoding DUF1415 domain-containing protein is translated as MNELDLIIEQTDNWVKKVIMKYNICPFARREVERGSIRYLVVEQTKVKQVLKALIEECQYLDTHPEAETTLFILPCGFEGFYPYLDLVDMANDELIDNDYEGIYQLATFHPDYCFDGEPQDAPSNFTNRSPYPTLHIIREASMELALANYNDPETIPERNINFCERKGSDFFVKLLAECMGNH